A window from Culex pipiens pallens isolate TS chromosome 3, TS_CPP_V2, whole genome shotgun sequence encodes these proteins:
- the LOC120420922 gene encoding uncharacterized protein LOC120420922, which produces MEDAGGKKKSSGKKRGAGFHPQDDLQLAKSWIAVSEDPIKGTDQTKDSFWSSVKEHGGFETRTPDGLRQRWGVVSRAVSKFCGIMTNLQNKNQSGTTDEDKLDKAAVIFKQDEGKEFRFLACYDVLSFCPKFSVDLGNSVGAASTSAASTSTASPSAANSYAESPTGRPCGRDKSKFLSNNASNIHALELRRAEALERIASAAEVKAKVFTEYKNELRQKNVIQIATTRLDDLDPISRKIMIIEKQRVLQELTVSNNSLNTDSSNISSRIDGTQSLCAMLTPKDDPESVNHATVPDDDIFQKFIEIDNELSEEENFSEN; this is translated from the exons ATGGAAGATGCGGGGGGTAAGAAAAAATCTTCCGGGAAGAAGCGAGGAGCTGGATTTCACCCCCAGGATGATCTTCAACTAGCTAAATCGTGGATTGCTGTTTCAGAAGATCCGATCAAGGGCACGGACCAAACAAAAGATTCATTTTGGAGCTCGGTCAAAGAACACGGTGGGTTCGAGACCCGAACTCCTGACGGTCTTCGCCAACGATGGGGTGTCGTAAGCCGCGCGGTCTCAAAGTTTTGCGGGATAATGACTAATCTCCAAAATAAGAACCAAAGTGGGACGACGGATGAGGATAAACTCGACAAAGCGGCAGTTATTTTTAAGCAGGATGAAGGCAAAGAGTTTCGATTTCTTGCGTGTTACGACGTTTTAAGCTTCTGCCCGAAATTCAGTGTTGATCTTGGAAATAGCG tGGGAGCTGCTAGTACCTCCGCTGCGAGTACCTCTACTGCTAGTCCGTCCGCCGCAAATTCTTACGCCGAGAGTCCAACTGGTCGTCCATGCGGACGTGATAAGTCGAAATTCCTCTCAAACAACGCCAGCAACATTCATGCCTTGGAACTGCGACGAGCTGAAGCACTTGAACGTATTGCGTCAGCTGCCGAAGTGAAGGCGAAAGTTTTTACTGAATATAAAAATGAACTcagacaaaaaaatgttatccaaATTGCCACTACTCGTTTGGATGATTTGGACCCGATCTCGAGGAAGATAATGATAATAGAGAAGCAAAGGGTGTTGCAAGAACTAACTGTGTCCAATAACAGTTTGAATACAGATTCCAGCAACATTTCTTCGCGAATTGATGGAACTCAGAGTCTATGCGCAATGCTAACACCCAAGGACGACCCAGAATCTGTAAACCATGCCACTGTTCCGGATGACGACATTTTCCAGAAGTTTATCGAGATCGATAATGAGCTGAGCGAGGAAGAAAACTTTTCCGAAAATTAA
- the LOC120420906 gene encoding uncharacterized protein LOC120420906 gives MFCDFVLEDLIDDSEMEVALLELEGEAFTRNHRGKRSFVRRNFVEEHQKLMEDYFVLNPRYDDTKFVRRFRMSKEMFLKIVDDLQDDEFFKQKVDALGKSGLSTIQKCTAAVRLLAYGISADAVDEYIKIGESTALFYLKKFCSAITNLYGEHFLRYPNQEDITRLLNENANRGFPGMLGSIDCMHWQWANCPTAYKGQYTGKDGKATLVLEAVASYDTHIWHSFFGCPGSLNDLNIFDRSPLVNHIINDDILKCNYELNGKQKEKAYFLADGIYPDWEIFVKTISHPNTPKEKLFSKKQESARKDVERAFGILKKCWHVLNYPARFQDLETLQLIMNACIILHNMRIEYNTDTGPIENDPLNVVETGPTNFADYLQKRMEVRNSLNHSILKRDLIDHIWNHFGDQPN, from the exons atgttttgtgaCTTTGTGCTTGAAGATTTGATCGATGATTCGGAAATGGAAGTGGCGTTGTTGGAATTAGAAG GGGAGGCATTTACACGCAATCATCGAGGAAAACGTAGCTTTGTCCGGAGAAATTTTGTAGAAgaacatcaaaaactgatggaGGACTATTTTGTCCTAAATCCTAGATATGATGATACGAAATTTGTGCGTCGATTCCGGATGTCGAAGGAAATGTTCTTGAAGATAGTCGACGATCTGCAGGACGACGAATTCTTCAAACAAAAAGTAGATGCTCTAGGGAAATCCGGATTAAGCACAATACAAAAATGCACCGCAGCCGTAAGACTTCTCGCCTACGGTATATCTGCAGATGCGGTCGACGAATATATTAAAATTGGCGAGTCCACGGCTTTATTTTATCTCAAAAAGTTTTGCTCGGCAATTACAAATCTTTACGGAGAACATTTTCTTCGGTATCCGAATCAGGAAGACATAACGAGGCTGTTGAATGAAAATGCAAATCGTGGCTTCCCAGGCATGCTCGGGAGCATCGATTGCATGCATTGGCAATGGGCGAATTGCCCTACTGCGTATAAAG GGCAGTACACTGGCAAAGATGGGAAAGCCACTCTTGTACTAGAAGCCGTCGCATCGTACGACACCCATATTTGGCATAGCTTTTTTGGCTGTCCTGGAAGTTTAAAtgatttgaacattttcgaTCGTTCGCCGTTGGTGAATCATATAATAAAC gacgatattttaaaatgcaattatgAACTAAACGGCAAACAAAAAGAGAAAGCCTATTTTCTCGCCGATGGAATCTATCCAGATTGGGAAATATTTGTTAAAACCATTTCTCACCCAAATACTCCGAAGGAAAAGTTGTTTAGTAAAAAACAAGAGTCGGCGCGAAAGGACGTAGAGAGAGCATTCGGAATACTAAAAAAATGCTGGCACGTGCTTAATTATCCAGCTAGGTTCCAAGATCTCGAGACGTTGCAACTCATCATGAATGCTTGTATAATATTGCATAATATGAGGATTGAGTACAACACCGATACCGGACCAATCGAGAACGATCCGCTAAATGTGGTTGAGACAGGTCCAACCAATTTTGCTGATTATCTTCAGAAACGAATGGAGGTTCGCAATTCGCTCAATCATTCTATACTTAAACGAGATTTAATCGATCATATTTGGAACCATTTCGGGGACCAacctaattga